The following DNA comes from bacterium BMS3Abin11.
TCCGATCTCAGCTGATTGTTCGCCTGTAGTATTGTGACATCGATTATCTTGAAGGCTGCTCATAGCAGAAAATATACTGCAGATTGATAGTTATTGCTTTATAGATGACCCTGAGCGCGTTTAGAGTATTTTGACGGCTTACGGGGAATTGGAGTACAAGCAATCATTTAATCCTAACTCATTGACACCACATGGCTTTTCCTTCAAAACCTATTTTAACGTTATTTGAAGGAAAATATCATGTATTACATAGAGTTAACATTAAAAGCATTTTGTTTTTGATTTCCCTGTGTTCCCCGTGGCCTCCGTGAGAGATATTGTTTTGATTTTTGGTTTTAAGGTCAAGAAACACAGATCAAAACTGTTTTCTCACGGGGTTCACAGAGTACACGGGGAGATCAAATTAATGATATTCACAAGTCCGCCCCTGCTTTATATAGGTAGCCGGTTCTTCCTTGAGCTGTACCACCGACGAGAACAGCTTCCTGTAAAATGCGTTGGAGTCTTGCGGCTGATAAAAGGACGAGAGGATGATGTTTCTGTAGCAATTCCTTATTCGATTTCATTCTTCTGTCCAACCCACTGACGCCATATTCTGATAATATTCACCCAGAGAATAAATGATAAACGGGAATACACATGACCACTGTTGGTGACGGCCTTAAGGCCAACAACGCAAGCTGGAAATTTGGCAATGAAGTTGCTGATGGTTTCGACTCGCATGCCAGTCGATCTATCCCTTTGTATGCGGAAGGCCATGATCTGGTTATCAGGCTCAGTGATTTTTTTATTTCTGAAAACTCGGTTTGTTATGAGCTTGGCTGCTCTACAGGTACGCTGACCTACATACTTGCAAGTCATAATACGGACAAAACAGGTTCTCGCTTCATCGGCATCGATATTGAGAAAGATATGATTCACGCTGCCAGGAGAAAGGTTAACCCTTTACCTGACAATGTTGAATTTATTGAAGATGACATCCTGCAAATAGATCTTGAGCCAGCTGACCTGATAGTGGCCTACTATACTGTTCAGTTCATTCGACCGGCTGAACGTCAGAGATTACTTACAAAGCTTTATGATAGCTTACGTTGGGGCGGCGCACTGATAATGTTTGAAAAGGTCCGTGGGCCTGATGCGCGTTTTCAGGATATCCTTACTCGGCTGTATGATGATTACAAACTGGAACAGGGTTATTCGGCTGATGAAATCATTTCAAAGTCCAGGAGCCTGAAAGGAATTCTTGAACCATTTTCAACCCAGGGAAATATCGATCTTTTAAAACGTGCGGGTTTTGTCGATATTATGACTGTGATGAAGCATCTGTGCTTTGAAGGGTTTCTGGCTATTAAATAGGAAAATCCAGGCGCAGGGGAAAGGTAAAAGATTTGTTTTACGTTTTACGAGTTAGGGGTATTACGTATTAAGGTGAAAGGCTAAGGACGAAGAATTATTTACAGACCCTTTTATTCTTCTTTGGAACTTGGAACCCTGTTTACCTTACCCGGCAGGCCCCAGTTTCTCAGTCTCCAGATTGACTCTTGTATGCTTGCCAACAATATCCAGCAGCACCATCACGCGATCACTACTGGTCTTCGCCAGAAACACGCCTTCAAGCCCTGTCATCGGCCCTTCCATTACTCGTAT
Coding sequences within:
- the cmoA gene encoding tRNA (cmo5U34)-methyltransferase, encoding MTTVGDGLKANNASWKFGNEVADGFDSHASRSIPLYAEGHDLVIRLSDFFISENSVCYELGCSTGTLTYILASHNTDKTGSRFIGIDIEKDMIHAARRKVNPLPDNVEFIEDDILQIDLEPADLIVAYYTVQFIRPAERQRLLTKLYDSLRWGGALIMFEKVRGPDARFQDILTRLYDDYKLEQGYSADEIISKSRSLKGILEPFSTQGNIDLLKRAGFVDIMTVMKHLCFEGFLAIK